A section of the Oncorhynchus tshawytscha isolate Ot180627B linkage group LG09, Otsh_v2.0, whole genome shotgun sequence genome encodes:
- the LOC112258562 gene encoding LOW QUALITY PROTEIN: WAS/WASL-interacting protein family member 2-like (The sequence of the model RefSeq protein was modified relative to this genomic sequence to represent the inferred CDS: inserted 4 bases in 2 codons) — protein MPIPPPPPPGGPPPPPTFSQGNTTPPKLNRDEAKGRGALLGDIHKGAKLKKVGVVNDRSAPILEKPKGGGGSSGGGSSGSIQPMGGLFQAGVPKLRPVGDGSVGRSSLTPPGTRPAAPRPPVRQDSTECSAQQASPPEHSRSQRPSLPDLSRPLSGGSPNSGMKHSSSAPPPPPPFSRRGNAPPAPTQKAPPPAPSYNREKPLPPTPGQRGTSPVPARNSAPPLPPSPNINRRPPTSGGSSASSSSSSLGPPPPPYRQPMTNGPSSPVNEAAPELPQRHNSLSKKPSPGPGLTPTRGQAPPPPPSPSPPGGRPPPPVREPPGRGAAPPPPGSTQRNGGRDAPPPPPPFRGSPSEPHSRGKXPPPPSRTPAGPPPPPPXPIRNGHTSISRSFVDDFESKYSFHPLDDFPAPEEYRHFTKIYPSKANRVMRGAPPAPPVGR, from the exons ATGCCgattcctccccctccccctcctggaggcccccctccaccccccacttTCAGCCAG GGCAACACCACCCCACCCAAGCTCAATCGAGATGAGGCCAAAGGCAGAGGAGCCCTGCTCGGTGACATCCACAAAGGGGCCAAGCTGAAGAAGGTCGGCGTGGTCAATGACAGGAGCGCACCTATCTTAGAAA AGCCTAaaggaggtggtggtagtagtggaggagGCTCGTCAGGGTCCATTCAGCCAATGGGAGGGCTTTTCCAGGCAGGTGTGCCTAAATTACGACCAGTCGGAG ATGGTTCAGTTGGCAGGTCATCCCTGACGCCTCCTGGCACGCGCCCCGCTGCTCCTCGTCCTCCTGTTCGCCAGGACAGCACAGAATGCTCAGCCCAGCAGGCCTCTCCCCCGGAGCACTCCCGATCCCAGAGGCCCTCCCTCCCTGACCTCTCCCGCCCCCTCAGCGGAGGCAGCCCAAACAGTGGCATGAAGCACAGCTCCTccgcccctccacctcctccccctttttctcgcCGGGGTAATGCACCCCCTGCACCGACTCAGAAGGCGCCACCACCCGCCCCCTCCTACAACCGGGAGAAGCCCCTCCCTCCCACGCCAGGACAGAGGGGGACTTCCCCGGTGCCGGCCCGCAACAgcgcccctcctctacctccttctcccaACATCAACCGGCGGCCCCCAACGTCAGGGGGCTCCTcagcttcctcctcttcctcctctctgggtCCACCTCCCCCCCCGTACCGCCAGCCCATGACCAACGGCCCCTCCAGTCCGGTTAACGAAGCCGCCCCGGAGCTACCTCAGAGACACAACTCCCTCAGCAAGAAGCCGTCGCCCGGACCTGGACTCACTCCAACCCGGGGGCAAGCTCCACCCCCGCCGCCCTCCCCCTCCCCGCCAGGCGGACGCCCCCCCCCTCCAGTCCGTGAGCCCCCCGGCAGAGGGGCAG CTCCACCCCCGCCTGGGTCGACTCAACGAAACGGTGGTCGGGATgctccccctccaccacccccctTCAGAGGTAGCCCCTCAGAACCTCATAGCCGTGGCaa cccccctcctccctcccgtacccCTGCCGGACCCCCGCCCCCTCCCCC CCCTATCCGCAATGGGCACACCTCCATTTCCCGCTCCTTCGTAG ATGACTTTGAGTCCAAGTATTCTTTCCACCCTCTGGATGACTTCCCTGCTCCAGAGGAGTACCGGCACTTCACCAAGATCTACCCCAGCAAAGCCAACAGAG TGATGAGGGGAGCTCCTCCTGCACCGCCTGTGGGAAGGTGA